Proteins encoded within one genomic window of Candidatus Thiodiazotropha endoloripes:
- the dnaJ gene encoding molecular chaperone DnaJ: MAKRDYYEVLGVNKNASEAEIKKAYRRLAMKHHPDRNTGDAAASAEKSFKEAKEAYEILSDAQKRAAYDQFGHAGVDQTMGGGFGGGDASFSDIFGDVFGDIFGGARGGGGSRVHRGADLRYNLQLSLEDAVAGTTVKIRVPTLVKCETCGGSGAKKGSTPKTCDTCAGHGQVRMQQGFFSVQQTCPRCHGKGTVIDNPCPKCQGQGRIQEHKTLSVKVPPGVDSGDRIRLAGEGEAGESGGPPGDLYVQVAVKPHSIFSREDNHLFCEVPISFVIAALGGELEVPTLDGKVMLKIPAGTQTGRLFRMRGKGVKPVRGGPVGDLMCRVLVETPVKLTNEQEELLQRFDETMKRGGAKHSPHSTSWVDGVKKFFENMGF; encoded by the coding sequence ATGGCGAAAAGAGATTATTACGAAGTATTGGGCGTTAACAAGAACGCCAGTGAGGCCGAAATCAAAAAGGCCTATCGCCGGTTGGCCATGAAACATCATCCGGATCGCAATACCGGTGATGCGGCTGCCTCTGCCGAGAAGAGTTTCAAAGAGGCCAAAGAGGCCTATGAGATCCTCTCGGATGCACAGAAACGTGCCGCCTATGACCAGTTTGGTCATGCGGGTGTCGATCAGACCATGGGTGGTGGATTCGGTGGTGGTGATGCCAGCTTTTCCGACATCTTTGGAGATGTGTTTGGCGATATCTTCGGTGGTGCGCGTGGTGGTGGCGGTTCCCGTGTGCATCGGGGCGCCGATCTGCGCTACAACCTGCAACTCTCCCTGGAAGATGCGGTTGCGGGAACCACCGTCAAGATTCGCGTGCCTACCCTGGTGAAGTGCGAAACCTGTGGCGGCAGTGGTGCCAAGAAAGGTTCCACTCCCAAGACCTGTGATACTTGCGCCGGTCATGGCCAGGTCAGAATGCAGCAGGGATTCTTCTCGGTTCAGCAGACCTGTCCGCGTTGTCACGGCAAAGGCACCGTAATCGACAATCCCTGTCCCAAGTGTCAGGGGCAAGGTCGGATTCAAGAGCATAAAACCCTCTCTGTGAAGGTGCCGCCGGGTGTCGATTCCGGGGATCGGATTCGCCTGGCCGGAGAAGGCGAAGCGGGCGAGAGCGGTGGACCTCCCGGGGATCTCTATGTTCAGGTCGCCGTCAAACCCCACTCCATATTCAGTCGGGAAGACAACCATCTGTTCTGCGAGGTGCCGATCAGTTTTGTGATTGCCGCCCTGGGTGGCGAGTTGGAAGTGCCGACACTGGACGGCAAAGTGATGCTGAAAATTCCTGCCGGTACCCAGACCGGACGTCTGTTCCGGATGCGTGGTAAAGGCGTCAAGCCAGTGCGTGGTGGACCGGTTGGTGACCTGATGTGTCGGGTTCTGGTTGAAACACCGGTGAAACTGACCAATGAGCAGGAAGAGCTGCTACAGCGCTTTGATGAAACCATGAAGCGTGGCGGGGCAAAACACAGCCCACACTCCACCAGCTGGGTGGATGGGGTGAAGAAGTTCTTTGAGAATATGGGTTTCTGA
- the dapB gene encoding 4-hydroxy-tetrahydrodipicolinate reductase, producing MTRIAVVGAAGRMGKSLVQAVHETDGLTLGAATERAESGLVGRDAGELSGLGSFDLALVDDLAEVVDDFDVVIDFTTPAATLKHLQICTEAGKQMVIGTTGLSDSDKAALAKAGEKIGIVFAPNMSVGVNLCFKLLEVAAKVMGDEADIEIIEAHHRHKVDAPSGTALRMGEVIADTLGRDLKSCAVYGREGNTGARDSKTIGFETIRAGDVVGEHSVWFAMEGERVEIAHKASSRMNFARGAVRASKWIGSKSNGLFDMQDVLSLR from the coding sequence ATGACAAGAATTGCAGTGGTTGGCGCCGCCGGCCGGATGGGAAAATCACTGGTCCAGGCAGTGCATGAAACGGATGGTCTGACCCTGGGAGCGGCTACCGAAAGGGCTGAGTCGGGACTGGTTGGCCGGGATGCCGGTGAGCTGTCCGGACTCGGCAGCTTCGATCTGGCCCTGGTGGATGATCTTGCCGAAGTGGTGGATGACTTCGACGTGGTGATCGATTTCACCACACCGGCCGCCACCCTGAAACATCTGCAGATCTGTACTGAGGCCGGTAAACAGATGGTAATCGGTACAACCGGTCTTTCGGATAGTGACAAAGCCGCTTTGGCCAAGGCCGGTGAAAAGATTGGCATCGTCTTCGCACCGAATATGAGTGTTGGGGTCAACCTCTGTTTCAAACTGCTGGAAGTGGCAGCCAAAGTGATGGGAGATGAGGCTGACATCGAGATCATCGAAGCTCACCACCGGCATAAAGTCGATGCACCATCCGGTACGGCACTGCGCATGGGTGAAGTGATTGCAGACACCCTGGGTCGGGACCTGAAGAGCTGCGCGGTCTATGGCCGTGAAGGCAATACCGGGGCAAGGGATAGCAAAACCATCGGTTTCGAGACCATTCGTGCTGGGGATGTGGTGGGTGAGCACAGTGTCTGGTTTGCCATGGAGGGAGAGCGGGTTGAGATCGCCCACAAAGCTTCAAGCCGGATGAATTTCGCCCGAGGTGCTGTACGGGCCTCAAAATGGATCGGCAGTAAATCGAATGGTTTGTTCGATATGCAGGATGTACTGAGTCTGCGTTAG
- a CDS encoding flagellar hook-length control protein FliK: MSQITGGNTTSTTTGEADLGLFSLSAESLSTGVPFDLALQELLASEHSEEALQLFSLQMPIDTETRPMTNPMLTQDGKLLPLTPQLNGQALPQLSEPSQLPMAAKRAELMPALTLTLPQKVQTDAVMPKLTSLVTTDRPVEMMSLISADMAGDRPQAEVSRTADTSSQFSLNALSQSATSPVGSRASIVLPLNTPVGQPGWDQAVGERIQWMVNQNIQQAEIKLTPPNLGPLEIKISVQNDQTNVTFIAAQAPTREALESSIPRLREMFGEINLNLANVDVGHQQAGEPGREGAAESRGKGGSSDPDSSQGWSADAGGVQIRSGDGLLDTYA; encoded by the coding sequence ATGTCCCAAATTACTGGGGGCAACACAACTTCAACAACAACCGGTGAAGCTGACTTAGGGCTGTTCAGTCTCTCTGCAGAGAGCTTGTCTACCGGTGTTCCGTTTGATCTGGCACTGCAAGAGCTGCTCGCCTCAGAGCACAGTGAAGAGGCTCTACAACTGTTCAGTTTGCAGATGCCGATTGATACTGAAACTCGGCCAATGACCAATCCAATGCTGACACAGGACGGCAAGCTGTTGCCGCTCACCCCCCAGCTGAACGGCCAGGCTTTGCCGCAGCTCAGTGAGCCGTCGCAGCTACCAATGGCCGCGAAGCGTGCGGAGCTGATGCCGGCACTCACCCTGACACTGCCGCAGAAGGTTCAGACGGACGCCGTCATGCCTAAACTGACCAGTCTGGTGACCACCGACCGGCCGGTTGAGATGATGTCTCTGATCAGTGCGGATATGGCGGGGGACAGACCCCAGGCTGAGGTCTCCCGTACCGCGGATACCAGCAGCCAGTTCTCACTCAACGCGCTCAGCCAGTCAGCCACTTCGCCGGTCGGTAGTCGCGCCTCTATCGTATTGCCTCTGAATACCCCGGTTGGACAACCCGGGTGGGATCAGGCGGTAGGCGAGCGGATCCAGTGGATGGTGAATCAGAATATCCAACAGGCAGAGATCAAATTGACGCCGCCCAATCTGGGGCCTTTGGAGATCAAGATATCGGTGCAGAACGATCAAACCAATGTCACTTTCATTGCGGCTCAGGCGCCAACCCGAGAAGCACTGGAATCATCCATTCCCCGCCTGCGGGAGATGTTTGGTGAAATCAATTTGAATCTGGCGAATGTGGATGTGGGACATCAACAGGCTGGTGAGCCTGGTCGTGAGGGCGCTGCAGAAAGTCGAGGTAAAGGAGGATCATCCGATCCT